The Linepithema humile isolate Giens D197 chromosome 7, Lhum_UNIL_v1.0, whole genome shotgun sequence genome has a window encoding:
- the LOC105674229 gene encoding protein ABHD18: MPLSRLDAVYRSVLLTKFFTKGWGNPQNLKRIFEFRKVIANREACYNMIPLDYPIEITKDEIWSDCHIIEGQFKSPFEEHLPGIMPDKTKTAYFQMVLPTKWSSHKIKPICLHLAGTGDHFFWRRRNLIAKPLLKESGIASILLENPFYGLRKPDDQIRSSLHNVCDIFIMGGCLIMESIVLLNWCEQQGFGPLGLTGLSMGGHMASLAATNWPKPISLVPCLSWSTASPVFTEGVMSASINWALLETQYFADKIYQNDLAKMVKIIDHDDAFLAGQHFAKHYPASMNRIDKLRKESTEINGDNNTADNTNGTNSIDNGKDNNISVEHESRNEKQLQHQIAEEKAAAKIFPLNLISNKFKAKDPNTLKGVCLLPVPKHPLFSDNKWREHKALQFMRGVMDECTHLKNFEVPVDTELIIAVCAKDDAYVPRDHCMSLETIWPGAEIRYIKAGHVSAYLLHQKVFRSTIAESIQRSLKKYPIEVI, translated from the exons ATGCCTCTGAGCCGTCTAGATGCAGTCTACAGAAGCGTACTCCTCACGAAGTTCTTTACAAAGGGTTGGGGAAACCCTCAAAATTTGAAGAG GATTTTTGAATTCAGAAAAGTTATTGCAAATCGAGAAGCATGCTACAATATGATACCACTTGACTATCCAATAGAGATAACAAaa GATGAAATTTGGTCAGATTGTCATATAATCGAAGGTCAATTTAAATCACCCTTTGAGGAGCATCTTCCAGGAATAATGCCAGATAAGACCAAGACGGCTTACTTTCAAATGGTTTTACCAACTAAATGGAGCTCCCACAAAATAAAGCCAATTTGTTTACATCTTGCAGGTACAGGAGATCAT TTTTTTTGGCGACGTAGAAATCTTATTGCTAAACCACTGCTCAAAGAATCTGGAATAGCATCTATATTGCTGGAAAATCCATTTTATGGATTGAGGAAACCAGATGATCAAAT ACGTTCCAGTTTGCATAATgtatgtgatatttttattatgggAGGCTGTTTGATAATGGAATCAATCGTTTTGCTAAATTGGTGCGAACAACAAGGATTTGGTCCACTAGGTCTTACTGGATTGTCAATGGGTGGCCAT ATGGCTTCTTTAGCAGCCACCAACTGGCCGAAACCTATATCACTAGTACCTTGCTTATCATGGTCAACTGCTTCACCTGTATTCACGGAAGGAGTAATGAGTGCATCGATAAATTGGGCACTTTTGGAAACACAATATTTTGCggacaaaatttatcaaaacgATCTCGCAAAAATGGTGAAAATAATTGATCACGAT GATGCTTTCTTGGCTGGTCAACATTTTGCAAAGCATTATCCCGCAAGCATGAACAGAATAGATAAGTTAAGAAAAGAATCCACAGAAATTAATGGAGACAATAATACTGCAGATAATACAAATGGTACAAATTCTATCGACAATGGTAAAGacaataatatttctgttgAACATGAATCTAGAAATGAGAAGCAATTGCAACATCAGATTGCAGAAGAAAAGGCAgcagcaaaaatatttcccCTGAATTTGATCTCCAACAAATTTAAAGCGAAAGATCCTAATACTCTCAAAG GAGTTTGTTTACTGCCAGTGCCGAAGCATCCACTGTTTTCAGACAACAAATGGCGCGAGCACAAAGCGTTGCAATTTATGCGTGGCGTAATGGACGAATGTACacacttgaaaaattttgaggTACCTGTTGATACCGAATTAATTATCGCAGTTTGCGCCAAGGATGACGCTTACGTGCCACGAGATCATTGTATGAGCTTGGAAACGATATGGCCAGGAGCCGAAATTCGTTATATCAAAGCTGGCCATGTGAGTGCCTATCTTCTTCATCAGAAAGTCTTCAG ATCCACGATAGCTGAATCTATTCAACGATCCTTGAAGAAGTATCCTATTGAAGTGATTTGA
- the LOC105674227 gene encoding uncharacterized protein isoform X2 — MQIKKIHISYFELLYNIFKARQNQRKALGSVSLEVLLVMTLDMTDISNTLKNNVKNCKCELKNTTKVQTNREENLEEYEYVKTLKNIFDENLFPHDFDMWTVSKQYNWINENISKFFPNVPESLLEYIPAFFHQGDCNRSLVDIPEWLDMDKYRKGQKFVQDYFAATIIATLLSLFYAYSFENTLRPIILNGQSHTPYLGYKRYISTIRRIINWYKGKPWVEGTPAYKDMQITREMHMMVRNKLSRLSDDEINAACTFANPWCPDRELLLNNFTAACPFEKIKQRPYKLFAKSPYKQKYFNDVDMAVFQCCFVGLVLLYPNKFGVHNATDEDLEAFCHIWRCYGYFLGMEDKYNFCRGNLVEIKQRTRDFYQYWALPNCKDTKPEYEHMTRCVVELFNSFFPFIRMPYKTAMLLFIDAFDISMSHLYASFTRLEWITYNCWKFIFRHVLKLSSVRSLFNRVMYKVLDQAINYSPQKHAQLHKKSRKQVQDFSIKS; from the exons atgcagataaaaaaaatacatatctcttattttgagctactttacaacatatttaaagctcgtcaaaatcaGAGGAAGGCACTTGGGTCAGTTTCCTT AGAAGTTCTTCTCGTCATGACTTTAGATATGACGGACATTAGTAATACGCTTAAAAACAACGTAAAAAATTGCAAGtgcgaattaaaaaatacaacgaAAGTACAGACAAACAGGGAAGAAAATTTGGAGGAATATGAATACGTGAAGacgttgaaaaatattttcgatgaAAACTTATTCCCACACGATTTCGATATGTGGACAGTAAGCAAACAATACAATTGGATAAATgagaatatttctaaattctttCCGAACGTGCCAGAGTCCTTGCTGGAATACATTCCGGCATTCTTTCATCAAGGAGATTGTAATCGATCGTTAGTAGATATACCCGAATGGTTGGATATGGATAAGTATCGCAAAGGGCAAAAGTTTGTGCAGGATTATTTCGCCGCAACTATCATAGCTACGTTATTATCACTCTTTTATGCGTATTCTTTTGAAAATACTCTAAGGCCAATTATTCTGAATGGTCAATCTCATACGCCATATTTGGGGTACAAAAG ATATATCTCAACTATACGCCGAATAATAAATTGGTATAAAGGAAAACCTTGGGTTGAAGGGACGCCCGCTTACAAAGACATGCAAATTACACGTGAAATGCATATGATGGTAAGAAACAAACTCTCTCGTCTCAGTGATGACGAAATTAATGCTGCGTGTACATTCGCAAATCCATGGTGCCCAGATCGTGAATTGCTTTTGAACAACTTCACCGCAGCGTGTCcattcgaaaaaattaaacaacgcCCTTATAAGTTGTTCGCTAAATCGCCATATAAGCAAAAGTATTTCAATGACGTGGACATGGCAGTGTTTCAATGCTGCTTCGTAGGCTTAGTTTTACTTTATCCGAATAAATTTGGAGTACACAATGCAACTGACGAAGATTTAGAAGCTTTCTGTCATATCTGGAGATGTTACGGATATTTTCTAGGAATGGAAGATAA GTATAACTTCTGCCGTGGCAATCTCGTGGAAATAAAACAGCGTACGCGTGATTTCTATCAATATTGGGCGCTACCTAATTGTAAAGATACGAAACCTGAATACGAACACATGACAAGATGTGTCGTTGAATTGTTTAattccttctttcctttcaTTCGTATGCCTTATAAAACTGCGATGTTACTTTTTATAGATGCCTTTGACATAAGCATGTCGCATCTATATGCGTCTTTTACTCGCTTAGAATGGATTACTTATAATTGCTGGAA atttatatttcgccatgttttaaaattatctagcGTGAGATCACTTTTTAATAGAGTGATGTATAAAGTACTTGATCaagcaataaattatagtcCGCAAAAACATGCGCAACTTCACAAAAAATCTAGAAAACAAGTACAAGATTTTTCTATCAAAAGCTAA
- the LOC105674227 gene encoding uncharacterized protein isoform X1, translating to MHRLYHINFCTGLCAKSKSIAQFRTVSRCGIAQFVSHCREVLLVMTLDMTDISNTLKNNVKNCKCELKNTTKVQTNREENLEEYEYVKTLKNIFDENLFPHDFDMWTVSKQYNWINENISKFFPNVPESLLEYIPAFFHQGDCNRSLVDIPEWLDMDKYRKGQKFVQDYFAATIIATLLSLFYAYSFENTLRPIILNGQSHTPYLGYKRYISTIRRIINWYKGKPWVEGTPAYKDMQITREMHMMVRNKLSRLSDDEINAACTFANPWCPDRELLLNNFTAACPFEKIKQRPYKLFAKSPYKQKYFNDVDMAVFQCCFVGLVLLYPNKFGVHNATDEDLEAFCHIWRCYGYFLGMEDKYNFCRGNLVEIKQRTRDFYQYWALPNCKDTKPEYEHMTRCVVELFNSFFPFIRMPYKTAMLLFIDAFDISMSHLYASFTRLEWITYNCWKFIFRHVLKLSSVRSLFNRVMYKVLDQAINYSPQKHAQLHKKSRKQVQDFSIKS from the exons atgcataGATTATACCATATAAACTTTTGCACAGGTTTGTGTGCAAAGTCTAAAAGTATCGCGCAGTTCCGTACAGTATCTCGTTGTGGTATCGCTCAGTTCGTTTCTCATTGCAGAGAAGTTCTTCTCGTCATGACTTTAGATATGACGGACATTAGTAATACGCTTAAAAACAACGTAAAAAATTGCAAGtgcgaattaaaaaatacaacgaAAGTACAGACAAACAGGGAAGAAAATTTGGAGGAATATGAATACGTGAAGacgttgaaaaatattttcgatgaAAACTTATTCCCACACGATTTCGATATGTGGACAGTAAGCAAACAATACAATTGGATAAATgagaatatttctaaattctttCCGAACGTGCCAGAGTCCTTGCTGGAATACATTCCGGCATTCTTTCATCAAGGAGATTGTAATCGATCGTTAGTAGATATACCCGAATGGTTGGATATGGATAAGTATCGCAAAGGGCAAAAGTTTGTGCAGGATTATTTCGCCGCAACTATCATAGCTACGTTATTATCACTCTTTTATGCGTATTCTTTTGAAAATACTCTAAGGCCAATTATTCTGAATGGTCAATCTCATACGCCATATTTGGGGTACAAAAG ATATATCTCAACTATACGCCGAATAATAAATTGGTATAAAGGAAAACCTTGGGTTGAAGGGACGCCCGCTTACAAAGACATGCAAATTACACGTGAAATGCATATGATGGTAAGAAACAAACTCTCTCGTCTCAGTGATGACGAAATTAATGCTGCGTGTACATTCGCAAATCCATGGTGCCCAGATCGTGAATTGCTTTTGAACAACTTCACCGCAGCGTGTCcattcgaaaaaattaaacaacgcCCTTATAAGTTGTTCGCTAAATCGCCATATAAGCAAAAGTATTTCAATGACGTGGACATGGCAGTGTTTCAATGCTGCTTCGTAGGCTTAGTTTTACTTTATCCGAATAAATTTGGAGTACACAATGCAACTGACGAAGATTTAGAAGCTTTCTGTCATATCTGGAGATGTTACGGATATTTTCTAGGAATGGAAGATAA GTATAACTTCTGCCGTGGCAATCTCGTGGAAATAAAACAGCGTACGCGTGATTTCTATCAATATTGGGCGCTACCTAATTGTAAAGATACGAAACCTGAATACGAACACATGACAAGATGTGTCGTTGAATTGTTTAattccttctttcctttcaTTCGTATGCCTTATAAAACTGCGATGTTACTTTTTATAGATGCCTTTGACATAAGCATGTCGCATCTATATGCGTCTTTTACTCGCTTAGAATGGATTACTTATAATTGCTGGAA atttatatttcgccatgttttaaaattatctagcGTGAGATCACTTTTTAATAGAGTGATGTATAAAGTACTTGATCaagcaataaattatagtcCGCAAAAACATGCGCAACTTCACAAAAAATCTAGAAAACAAGTACAAGATTTTTCTATCAAAAGCTAA